In Phytoactinopolyspora mesophila, the following are encoded in one genomic region:
- a CDS encoding ABC transporter ATP-binding protein, which translates to MSIDNRSSRLGDTEFDGALRTVRRGLSLSPEMRQGLSITLAIAVLATAGRVIVPVAVQQTIDRGLNAPDGPDLTYVRWMCLLAAFGILITVGAAYFMNYRIFRASESGLATLRTKGFRHVHDLSVLTQNTERRGALVARVTTDVDTISQFVQFGGVFLLVSIGQLIIATVIMAIYSWQLTLLVWICFLPFFIALRWFQRMLSAAFMLVRERVGIMLGAISESVVGAQAVRAYSIEARTQQRIDHAVEQHRTAAVKAQRLAAFTFSTGETVAGIANAAVIVAGVYLGIAGNITLGQLLAFIFLVTLFVAPVQVGTEVLSEAQNAIAGWRRVIEVLDTPADVADPGAAGTVLPHGPIDLRFESVSYAYPDGPVVLEDVDVDIPPRTRVAVVGETGSGKTTFAKLLTRLMDPMSGRVLIDGVDLREVQFDSLRSRVIMVPQEGFLFDDTLAANLRFGRPEATDDDLWLALTELGLADWAEALPYGLESPVGQRGESLSAGERQLVALARAYLTDPDLLVLDEATSAVDPSTEVRLARALEGISRGRTSVTIAHRLSTAEAADEVLVFDDGRLVERGPHAKLVGGGGVYSKLHEAWITQSR; encoded by the coding sequence GTGAGTATCGACAACAGGTCGTCGCGTTTGGGGGACACCGAGTTCGACGGAGCACTGCGCACCGTGCGCCGGGGCCTGTCGTTGTCGCCGGAAATGCGGCAAGGCCTGTCGATCACCCTGGCCATTGCCGTGCTCGCGACGGCTGGACGCGTCATCGTTCCGGTCGCCGTGCAGCAGACCATCGACCGCGGCCTCAACGCACCGGACGGGCCGGACCTGACGTACGTGCGCTGGATGTGCCTCCTGGCGGCCTTCGGAATCCTGATCACCGTCGGCGCCGCCTACTTCATGAACTACCGCATCTTCCGCGCCAGCGAATCCGGGCTGGCGACGTTGCGGACCAAGGGTTTTCGGCATGTGCATGACCTGTCGGTGCTTACCCAGAACACCGAGCGGCGGGGCGCACTCGTGGCCCGGGTCACCACCGACGTGGACACGATCTCCCAGTTCGTCCAGTTCGGAGGCGTTTTCCTGCTGGTGAGCATCGGTCAGCTGATCATCGCCACGGTCATCATGGCGATCTACTCATGGCAGCTGACGCTCCTGGTATGGATCTGTTTCCTGCCGTTCTTCATCGCGCTGCGCTGGTTCCAGCGGATGCTGTCGGCTGCCTTCATGCTGGTCCGGGAACGGGTCGGCATTATGCTCGGCGCCATCTCGGAGTCGGTAGTGGGCGCGCAGGCGGTGCGGGCCTACTCGATCGAGGCCCGTACCCAGCAGCGTATCGATCACGCCGTCGAGCAACACCGCACAGCAGCGGTCAAGGCGCAGCGGCTGGCCGCATTCACGTTCTCGACCGGTGAGACGGTCGCGGGCATCGCCAACGCGGCAGTGATCGTCGCCGGCGTGTATCTCGGGATCGCCGGGAACATCACCCTGGGCCAGTTGCTGGCCTTCATCTTCCTGGTCACGCTCTTCGTCGCCCCGGTGCAGGTCGGCACCGAGGTGCTCAGCGAGGCACAGAACGCGATCGCCGGATGGCGGCGGGTCATCGAGGTGCTGGACACCCCCGCCGACGTCGCGGACCCCGGCGCCGCCGGTACGGTGCTGCCGCACGGACCCATCGACCTCCGGTTCGAATCGGTGTCCTACGCCTACCCGGACGGTCCGGTCGTGCTCGAGGACGTCGACGTCGACATCCCGCCGCGCACCAGGGTGGCCGTCGTCGGCGAGACGGGCTCGGGGAAGACGACGTTCGCCAAGCTTCTGACCCGGCTGATGGACCCGATGTCGGGGCGGGTGCTGATCGACGGCGTCGACCTCCGTGAGGTCCAGTTCGATTCGCTGCGCAGCCGGGTGATCATGGTGCCGCAGGAAGGGTTCCTGTTCGACGACACGCTGGCGGCGAATCTGCGCTTCGGGCGGCCGGAAGCCACCGATGACGACCTCTGGCTCGCGCTGACCGAACTCGGCTTGGCCGACTGGGCGGAGGCGTTGCCTTACGGCTTGGAATCGCCGGTGGGGCAGCGCGGTGAGTCGCTGTCGGCCGGTGAGCGGCAGCTGGTGGCGCTGGCGCGGGCCTACCTCACCGACCCGGATCTGCTGGTGCTCGACGAGGCGACCAGCGCGGTGGATCCCTCCACCGAGGTCCGGCTGGCTCGGGCGCTCGAGGGAATCTCCCGCGGACGGACGTCGGTGACCATCGCCCACCGGTTGTCAACGGCCGAGGCCGCCGACGAGGTGTTGGTGTTCGACGACGGCCGGCTGGTGGAACGGGGCCCGCACGCCAAGCTGGTCGGAGGCGGCGGGGTGTACTCGAAGTTGCACGAGGCCTGGATCACCCAGTCCCGCTGA
- a CDS encoding anthranilate synthase component I, whose product MSDVTPDLGSFRVLAKERRVIPVVRKLLADAETPVGIYRKLAGERPGTFLLESAEHGGVWSRYSFIGADSAAILTERDGEAIWHGNPPVGLPSGGDPWQALAGTLEALRTSQLPELPPLTGGLVGFVSYDAVRRLERLPDDTVDDLQLPEMAFLLATDIAVLDHEQGTVLLVANAVNWDNSDERVDEAWADALRRLDRMTTQLAAPTPSSVNPYVPETLPEHNSRTPKAEFLAAVEQAKEEIYAGEAFQVVVSQRFETTIQADPLDVYRVLRRDNPSPYMYLLRFPGPDGDGNAAFAVVGSSPEALVKVEADRVMTHPIAGTRWRGDSPEADAALAAELLADPKERAEHLMLVDLSRNDLGRVCASGTVEVVDFMTVRRYSHVMHIESTVVGRLREDRSALDVLAACFPAGTLSGAPKVRAMEIIERLEPTRRGLYGGVVGYLDFAGDLDVAIAIRTALIRDGVAYVQAGGGVVADSDPEAEWTESRNKAASALRAVALANAMRPIESS is encoded by the coding sequence GTGAGCGACGTGACACCGGACCTCGGGTCGTTCCGGGTCCTGGCCAAGGAGCGGCGGGTCATCCCGGTGGTCCGCAAGCTGCTGGCTGACGCCGAGACACCCGTCGGCATCTACCGCAAACTGGCTGGTGAGCGGCCCGGGACGTTCCTCCTCGAATCGGCCGAACACGGCGGCGTCTGGTCGCGGTACTCGTTCATCGGCGCGGATTCCGCGGCGATTCTGACCGAACGCGACGGCGAGGCGATCTGGCACGGCAATCCGCCGGTCGGGTTGCCGTCGGGTGGTGATCCCTGGCAGGCCCTCGCGGGCACGCTGGAGGCCCTGCGGACCTCCCAGCTGCCCGAGCTCCCGCCGCTTACCGGCGGCCTGGTCGGTTTCGTCTCCTACGACGCCGTACGGCGCCTGGAACGGCTCCCGGATGACACCGTCGACGATCTCCAGCTCCCGGAGATGGCGTTCCTGCTGGCGACCGACATCGCGGTACTGGATCACGAGCAAGGCACGGTGCTGCTGGTCGCCAACGCCGTCAACTGGGACAACAGCGACGAGCGGGTCGACGAAGCGTGGGCCGACGCGCTGCGCCGCCTCGACCGCATGACCACCCAGCTGGCCGCACCCACGCCGTCGTCGGTGAACCCGTACGTGCCCGAGACCCTTCCAGAACACAACAGCCGGACTCCGAAGGCCGAGTTCCTGGCCGCGGTCGAGCAGGCCAAGGAAGAGATCTACGCCGGCGAGGCCTTCCAGGTGGTTGTCTCTCAGCGGTTCGAAACCACCATCCAGGCCGACCCGCTGGACGTCTACCGGGTGCTGCGCCGGGACAACCCCAGCCCGTACATGTACCTGCTGCGCTTTCCCGGTCCCGACGGCGACGGCAACGCCGCGTTCGCCGTGGTCGGGTCCAGCCCGGAGGCGCTCGTCAAGGTCGAGGCCGACCGGGTCATGACGCATCCGATCGCGGGCACCCGCTGGCGGGGTGACAGTCCGGAGGCCGACGCCGCGCTGGCGGCCGAACTGCTCGCCGACCCCAAGGAGCGGGCCGAGCATCTGATGCTGGTGGACCTCTCCCGCAACGACCTCGGACGGGTCTGCGCCTCCGGCACGGTCGAGGTGGTCGACTTCATGACGGTGCGCCGCTACAGCCACGTCATGCACATCGAGTCGACGGTCGTGGGCCGGCTGCGCGAGGATCGCAGCGCATTGGACGTGCTGGCAGCATGCTTCCCGGCCGGTACGCTCTCCGGCGCGCCGAAGGTCCGGGCCATGGAGATCATCGAGAGGCTCGAACCCACCCGTCGCGGGCTGTACGGGGGCGTGGTCGGCTATCTCGACTTCGCGGGTGACCTCGACGTCGCCATCGCCATCCGTACCGCTCTGATCCGTGACGGCGTCGCCTATGTCCAGGCCGGGGGCGGAGTCGTCGCGGATTCCGACCCCGAAGCGGAATGGACGGAGTCACGCAACAAGGCGGCGTCGGCGTTGCGGGCGGTGGCGCTGGCCAATGCGATGCGCCCGATAGAGTCGTCGTGA
- the priA gene encoding bifunctional 1-(5-phosphoribosyl)-5-((5-phosphoribosylamino)methylideneamino)imidazole-4-carboxamide isomerase/phosphoribosylanthranilate isomerase PriA yields the protein MSEGRLELLPAVDVADGQAVRLVQGEAGTETSYGSPLDAALAWQEAGAEWIHLVDLDAAFGRGSNRALLAEVVGRLDVAVELSGGIRDDESLENALKTGCRRVNLGTAALEDPDWTAGAIARHGDRIAVGLDVRGTTLAARGWTREGGDLWEVLSRLDADGCARYVVTDVTKDGTLRGPNLDLLRSVCERTDRPVVASGGVSSLDDIVALRSLVGIGVEGAIVGKALYAGAFTLEEALEVAS from the coding sequence ATGAGTGAAGGGCGGCTGGAGCTGCTGCCGGCGGTCGACGTCGCGGACGGCCAGGCGGTGCGTCTCGTTCAAGGCGAGGCAGGCACCGAGACGTCGTACGGTTCGCCGCTCGACGCCGCTCTCGCGTGGCAGGAAGCCGGCGCCGAGTGGATTCACCTCGTCGATCTGGACGCCGCCTTCGGCCGGGGCTCCAACCGTGCCCTGCTGGCAGAGGTGGTGGGCCGGCTCGACGTCGCGGTGGAACTCTCCGGCGGGATCCGCGACGACGAGTCGCTGGAGAACGCGCTGAAGACCGGCTGCCGGCGGGTGAACCTGGGCACGGCCGCGCTGGAAGATCCGGACTGGACCGCCGGCGCTATCGCGCGCCACGGTGACCGCATCGCGGTGGGGCTCGATGTGCGGGGAACGACGCTGGCCGCACGCGGGTGGACACGCGAAGGCGGTGACCTCTGGGAGGTGCTGAGCCGGCTGGACGCCGACGGCTGCGCCCGGTACGTGGTCACCGACGTGACCAAGGACGGCACGCTGCGTGGGCCCAATCTCGACCTACTCCGGTCGGTGTGCGAGCGCACCGACCGGCCAGTGGTGGCAAGTGGCGGAGTGTCCAGCCTGGACGACATCGTAGCGCTGCGATCGCTCGTCGGTATCGGCGTGGAAGGTGCGATCGTCGGCAAGGCCTTGTATGCCGGCGCTTTCACCCTCGAGGAAGCGCTCGAGGTCGCGTCATGA
- a CDS encoding Trp biosynthesis-associated membrane protein: protein MVTKSLKREYLAALGLLAAGGVLGLVARGQTWGSAEVPSAFTVTVADVSGADLAPFVSAVPFVALAAVLLVPAVRRIGRRVAGAVLVILGAAAIVNAAVVGSDLSARTQRWIAGSADHSGSIEAVTTSAGWVIAAGLGAFAVVVAGLLVAVRGPVWPGMGSRYERPSKQSSGEPGPDRPGTESAVVDAADTWDALDRGDDPTA from the coding sequence ATGGTGACGAAGTCGCTCAAACGTGAGTACCTCGCGGCGCTGGGGTTGCTGGCGGCCGGAGGCGTGCTTGGCCTGGTGGCCAGAGGCCAGACGTGGGGGTCGGCCGAGGTGCCGTCGGCCTTCACCGTCACCGTTGCCGACGTCTCCGGCGCCGACCTCGCACCGTTCGTGTCGGCGGTGCCGTTCGTCGCGCTGGCGGCGGTGTTGCTGGTGCCGGCCGTGCGCCGGATCGGGCGGCGAGTCGCCGGCGCCGTGCTCGTGATTCTGGGAGCTGCGGCCATCGTCAACGCGGCGGTTGTCGGATCTGATCTCAGCGCACGCACCCAGCGTTGGATCGCAGGCTCTGCCGATCACAGCGGTTCGATCGAGGCCGTGACGACATCGGCCGGTTGGGTGATCGCGGCCGGGCTGGGGGCTTTCGCCGTCGTGGTCGCCGGATTGCTGGTGGCGGTGCGTGGGCCGGTGTGGCCAGGGATGGGCAGCCGGTATGAACGTCCCTCCAAGCAGAGCTCCGGCGAACCCGGCCCGGACCGACCCGGCACGGAATCTGCGGTGGTTGACGCCGCTGACACCTGGGACGCCCTCGACCGGGGCGATGACCCAACGGCATGA
- the trpC gene encoding indole-3-glycerol phosphate synthase TrpC produces MSVLEEILDGVRADLAGRQEQVPLSELKALTSKQPPARDPLPLFRSPGVAVIAEVKRSSPSKGSLAEISDPAALATDYEAGGAVAISVLTEQRRFGGTLDDLRAVRNVVEVPVLRKDFIVSSYQLWEARACGADLALLIVAALEQTALVSLIERAESIGLTPLVEAHTADEVKRAADAGARVIGINARNLKTLKVDTKTFHRLAPEVPDGVVRIAESGVSGPHDVIELAQAGADAVLVGESLVTGKDPRSAVADLVAAGAHPALNNRGQ; encoded by the coding sequence GTGAGCGTACTCGAGGAGATCCTCGACGGTGTCCGCGCCGACCTTGCTGGGCGTCAGGAACAGGTACCGCTGTCCGAGCTGAAGGCGCTCACCTCCAAGCAGCCGCCGGCCCGCGACCCGCTGCCGCTGTTCAGGTCACCAGGGGTCGCTGTCATTGCGGAAGTGAAACGCTCGAGCCCGTCCAAGGGTTCCCTCGCCGAGATATCCGACCCCGCCGCGCTGGCTACCGACTACGAGGCGGGTGGCGCCGTCGCCATCAGTGTGCTGACCGAGCAGCGGCGTTTCGGCGGAACGCTGGATGATCTGCGGGCGGTGCGCAACGTCGTCGAGGTCCCGGTGCTGCGCAAGGACTTCATCGTCTCCAGTTATCAACTGTGGGAAGCCCGAGCTTGCGGCGCGGACCTCGCGTTGCTCATCGTCGCTGCGTTGGAGCAGACGGCGCTGGTCAGCCTGATCGAGCGCGCGGAGTCGATCGGCCTCACACCCTTGGTCGAGGCGCACACCGCCGATGAGGTCAAGCGGGCGGCCGACGCTGGAGCACGCGTCATCGGCATCAATGCCCGGAACCTGAAGACACTGAAGGTCGACACCAAGACATTCCACCGGCTGGCGCCCGAGGTGCCCGATGGAGTCGTTCGGATCGCCGAGTCAGGTGTTAGCGGCCCGCACGATGTCATCGAGCTGGCCCAGGCCGGAGCTGACGCCGTGCTCGTGGGCGAGAGCCTCGTGACCGGCAAGGATCCGCGAAGCGCTGTCGCCGACCTCGTCGCGGCTGGCGCGCACCCCGCGTTGAACAACCGCGGCCAGTAG
- a CDS encoding winged helix-turn-helix domain-containing protein has translation MVGGPGAVPAGQPFGGPSSISVGEVTLDTSKRCVARDPAGGDVRLTPLQTSLLAYLMSHPGEVCTRQDLMREALGYPNPVGSRTVDVHVATLRSKLGGALRIRAVRGVGYALEHPAHIERSAGAPGSGAGETEQ, from the coding sequence ATGGTCGGCGGCCCCGGCGCCGTACCGGCGGGTCAGCCCTTCGGGGGCCCGTCGTCGATATCGGTTGGCGAGGTCACGCTTGACACATCCAAGCGGTGCGTGGCGCGCGACCCCGCTGGCGGGGACGTGCGCCTGACGCCTTTGCAGACATCCCTACTCGCCTATCTGATGAGCCATCCGGGTGAGGTGTGCACGCGGCAAGACTTGATGCGCGAGGCGCTGGGGTATCCCAATCCGGTCGGGTCCCGCACCGTCGACGTTCATGTGGCGACGCTGCGCAGCAAGCTGGGTGGTGCTTTGCGGATCCGTGCGGTGCGCGGCGTGGGTTACGCCTTGGAGCACCCGGCCCACATCGAGCGGTCGGCAGGAGCGCCGGGCTCTGGAGCCGGAGAGACAGAGCAGTGA
- a CDS encoding septum formation family protein: MKRTTRISGTWRVAALAGATALVLTGCSVFDDLFGDDEPDRGDDGQVSEVVESASIFDIAEGDCLGEYRDDGDVQDVDLIPCDQEHEQEVLLITQIDADELPGQEDIQQQVIDECLPAFEEFVGVEFDESELDIHYLSPSQDSWDQQDDRDIVCTIYDPAGTVSSSFEGANR, translated from the coding sequence GTGAAACGCACCACCCGAATCTCCGGCACCTGGCGTGTCGCCGCCCTCGCTGGGGCCACCGCGCTGGTCTTGACCGGGTGCTCGGTCTTCGACGACCTTTTCGGGGACGACGAGCCGGACCGCGGCGACGACGGCCAGGTCAGCGAGGTCGTGGAGAGCGCGAGCATCTTCGACATCGCCGAGGGCGATTGCCTGGGCGAGTACCGTGACGACGGCGACGTCCAGGACGTCGATCTGATTCCGTGCGATCAGGAGCATGAGCAGGAAGTCCTCTTGATCACGCAGATCGACGCGGATGAATTGCCTGGTCAAGAAGACATCCAGCAACAGGTCATCGACGAGTGCCTGCCGGCGTTCGAGGAGTTCGTCGGCGTCGAGTTCGACGAGTCCGAGCTGGACATCCACTACCTCTCCCCCTCGCAGGACTCCTGGGACCAGCAGGACGACCGCGACATCGTGTGCACCATCTACGACCCGGCCGGCACTGTCAGCAGCAGCTTCGAGGGCGCCAACCGCTGA
- a CDS encoding HGxxPAAW family protein has product MAYEDHGHTPAAWTAVIMIVAGFLVAGIGVIMLSWQVFWFGGIGLIVLGGIAGKVMQMMGMGKASREQTPDQAAEQMATTAAEGRSG; this is encoded by the coding sequence ATGGCATACGAGGACCACGGCCACACCCCAGCGGCATGGACGGCCGTGATCATGATCGTGGCTGGGTTTTTGGTTGCCGGAATCGGCGTCATCATGTTGAGCTGGCAGGTGTTCTGGTTCGGCGGAATCGGCCTGATCGTGCTGGGCGGCATCGCCGGAAAGGTGATGCAGATGATGGGCATGGGCAAGGCCAGCCGCGAGCAGACCCCGGATCAGGCTGCCGAGCAGATGGCCACCACCGCAGCCGAGGGTCGTAGCGGGTAG
- the hisI gene encoding phosphoribosyl-AMP cyclohydrolase: protein MPGLAPALAERLKRTPDGLIAAIVQQHDTGEVLMLAWMDDEALHRTITTGRATYWSRSRRQYWVKGETSGHRQWVREVRLDCDGDTLLVKVDQEGPACHTGTRTCFDDGLIPEQDVLQAEAPDAHNAGHKGGE from the coding sequence ATGCCCGGTCTCGCACCCGCTCTCGCCGAGCGGCTCAAACGCACGCCGGACGGTCTGATCGCCGCGATCGTCCAGCAACACGACACCGGCGAGGTCCTGATGCTCGCCTGGATGGACGACGAAGCCCTGCACCGCACCATCACCACCGGCCGCGCCACTTACTGGAGCCGCAGCCGGCGGCAGTACTGGGTCAAGGGTGAGACGTCGGGGCACCGGCAGTGGGTGCGCGAGGTCCGGCTGGACTGTGACGGCGATACCTTGCTGGTCAAGGTGGACCAAGAAGGCCCGGCTTGCCACACCGGCACCCGGACATGTTTCGACGACGGTTTGATCCCGGAACAGGACGTCCTGCAGGCTGAGGCCCCCGACGCACACAATGCAGGACACAAGGGCGGAGAGTGA
- a CDS encoding ABC transporter ATP-binding protein: MTDRPIERRATLIEGLRILGRALREEPLILGISIAGSALYGLTTVVAAAVIGQVTDRAIVPAFAEGRTTAGTMWIVALAIVGTAILKAAGIVIRRLFAGIGQYRLNASYRRRVTRQYLRLPLSWHHRHPAGRLLSNANADVESTFWPVAPLPFALGVVIMLIIALVSMVLVDPWLALVGFLVFPTILVINFVYQRKLSPLATRAQALRADLSAVAHESFDGAAVVKAMGREADETERFRGVAHELRNANVGVGRIRGAFDPVLEALPNLAILAVLLIGSARISGGDLEPGQLVQVAYLFTITAFPIRAIGWVLGELPRAVVGWRRVSAVLDATGSLPYGEQHLDGASAPAHLGVRQARFMYETAPEGGNYEVAPPTRAVSRQMAAGPVSAAARSDAAGAGAAESNGPAVVLDDVTLDVEPGRTVAIVGPTGSGKSTLASLLVRLVDPVDGAVLIDGTDLRQLRPGEIAESVSLVFQQPFVFEDTIRDNITLGRDVPDDDVWAALELAQGDDFVRDLEGGLEAPVGERGSTLSGGQRQRLALARALVRRPRLLVLDDATSAVDPEVERRILAGLREADLPSTVLVVAYRRATIALADEVAYIDEGRVAARGSHEELMVASPGYQRLITAYERDAAERAAIADDDGGAA; this comes from the coding sequence GTGACTGACAGACCGATCGAGCGGCGAGCCACGCTCATCGAGGGGCTCCGGATCCTCGGCCGTGCGCTGCGCGAAGAACCGCTGATTCTCGGCATCTCCATCGCGGGCAGTGCCCTGTACGGGCTCACCACGGTCGTCGCCGCCGCTGTGATCGGGCAGGTGACCGACCGGGCCATCGTGCCTGCCTTCGCCGAAGGGCGCACCACGGCGGGCACCATGTGGATCGTCGCCCTGGCCATCGTCGGTACCGCCATCCTGAAGGCTGCCGGTATTGTCATTCGGCGGCTCTTCGCCGGGATCGGGCAATACCGGCTCAATGCGAGCTACCGCCGCCGGGTCACTCGCCAGTACCTGCGGCTTCCGTTGTCGTGGCACCATCGGCACCCCGCCGGCCGGCTGCTCTCCAACGCCAACGCCGACGTCGAATCCACGTTCTGGCCCGTCGCGCCCCTGCCGTTCGCGCTCGGCGTCGTGATCATGCTGATCATCGCCCTCGTATCGATGGTGCTCGTCGATCCGTGGCTGGCGCTCGTCGGCTTCCTGGTCTTTCCCACCATCCTCGTCATCAACTTCGTGTATCAGCGCAAGCTGTCTCCATTGGCCACCCGCGCCCAAGCGTTGCGAGCGGACCTGTCGGCCGTCGCGCACGAGTCGTTCGACGGCGCCGCCGTCGTCAAAGCCATGGGCCGTGAGGCCGACGAGACCGAACGATTCCGGGGGGTCGCGCATGAGCTGCGCAACGCCAACGTTGGCGTCGGGCGGATCCGCGGCGCCTTCGATCCGGTCCTGGAGGCGCTGCCCAACCTGGCTATTCTGGCCGTGCTGCTGATCGGGTCGGCAAGGATCTCCGGCGGCGACCTCGAACCTGGTCAGCTGGTGCAAGTCGCCTACCTGTTCACCATCACCGCTTTCCCGATCCGGGCCATCGGGTGGGTGCTCGGGGAGCTGCCCCGTGCCGTCGTCGGGTGGCGGCGGGTGTCGGCGGTGCTCGACGCCACTGGCTCCCTTCCATACGGCGAGCAGCACCTCGACGGTGCCTCGGCCCCCGCTCACCTGGGGGTCCGCCAAGCTCGGTTCATGTATGAGACCGCACCAGAAGGCGGGAACTACGAGGTCGCGCCGCCGACGCGTGCGGTCAGCCGGCAGATGGCCGCTGGGCCCGTGTCCGCCGCAGCCAGATCGGATGCCGCCGGAGCGGGCGCCGCGGAATCCAACGGCCCAGCGGTGGTCTTGGACGACGTCACACTCGACGTCGAACCGGGCCGGACGGTGGCCATCGTCGGCCCCACCGGATCGGGGAAGTCCACACTGGCCAGCCTGCTGGTCCGGCTCGTGGACCCGGTGGACGGAGCGGTCCTCATCGACGGCACCGACCTGCGCCAGCTGCGCCCGGGCGAGATCGCGGAGTCGGTGTCGCTGGTCTTTCAGCAGCCGTTCGTATTCGAAGACACCATCCGTGACAACATCACCCTCGGCCGCGACGTGCCCGACGACGACGTCTGGGCGGCGCTCGAGCTGGCTCAGGGCGACGATTTTGTCCGCGACCTCGAGGGCGGCCTCGAAGCCCCGGTCGGCGAACGCGGATCGACCCTCTCCGGTGGCCAGCGCCAGCGTCTAGCGCTCGCCCGGGCCCTGGTCCGACGCCCGCGCCTGCTCGTTCTCGACGACGCCACGAGCGCCGTCGACCCCGAGGTGGAGCGGCGCATCCTGGCCGGGCTGCGTGAGGCCGACCTGCCGTCGACGGTTCTGGTGGTGGCCTATCGCCGGGCCACGATCGCGCTGGCCGACGAGGTCGCCTACATCGACGAGGGTCGGGTGGCCGCACGTGGCAGCCATGAGGAGCTCATGGTCGCCTCACCCGGATACCAGCGGCTGATCACCGCCTATGAGCGCGATGCGGCCGAGCGAGCAGCCATCGCCGACGACGATGGAGGTGCCGCGTGA
- the hisF gene encoding imidazole glycerol phosphate synthase subunit HisF: MSVAVRVIPCLDVHAGRVVKGVNFTNLRDAGDPVELAAAYGAEGADELTFLDITASSDDRSTVYDVVSRTAEEVFIPLTVGGGIRSVDDVDRLLRAGADKVGVNTGAVARPELISEIAGRFGAQVLVLSVDARRGGATSSGFEVTTHGGRRGTGIDAVEWSRRAADSGAGEILLNSMDADGTKDGYDLQMIAAVRSVVDVPVIASGGAGSIEHFAPAVEAGSDAVLAASVFHFGEMRISEVKDALAKAGHTVR, encoded by the coding sequence GTGAGCGTCGCGGTTCGAGTGATCCCGTGCCTGGATGTGCACGCCGGGCGGGTCGTCAAGGGTGTCAACTTCACCAACCTGCGCGATGCCGGCGACCCGGTCGAGCTTGCCGCGGCGTACGGGGCCGAGGGCGCCGACGAGCTGACGTTCCTCGACATCACCGCGTCGAGCGACGACCGCTCCACGGTCTACGACGTGGTGTCCCGCACGGCCGAAGAGGTGTTCATTCCGCTGACGGTCGGTGGGGGGATCCGCTCCGTGGACGACGTGGACCGGCTGTTGCGGGCCGGCGCCGACAAGGTCGGGGTCAATACCGGCGCCGTCGCGCGTCCGGAACTCATTTCCGAGATCGCCGGCCGGTTCGGCGCGCAGGTGCTGGTGCTGTCGGTCGACGCGCGCCGGGGTGGAGCGACGTCGTCGGGCTTCGAGGTCACGACGCACGGAGGGCGCCGGGGTACGGGCATTGACGCGGTGGAATGGTCCCGGCGAGCCGCCGACTCCGGGGCAGGGGAGATCCTGCTGAACTCGATGGACGCCGACGGCACCAAAGATGGCTACGACCTCCAGATGATCGCCGCGGTACGGTCCGTCGTCGATGTTCCGGTGATCGCCAGCGGTGGAGCTGGTTCGATCGAACATTTCGCGCCCGCTGTCGAGGCCGGCTCTGACGCCGTGCTGGCGGCCAGCGTCTTCCACTTCGGTGAGATGCGCATCAGCGAGGTCAAGGATGCGCTCGCGAAGGCCGGTCACACCGTGCGCTGA